In the genome of Leucobacter luti, one region contains:
- a CDS encoding aldehyde dehydrogenase family protein has translation MSDTLSLIAPAGQLPIGTAWREVPGAQDVVFPFDGTAVAQAPVSTVADSRAALDAAEAARTEVAALTTAQRKSILLDVHDRLRADAERFVELLILETGKPRVDCQTEVNRTIVTLQATAEEVSHIHGETVPLDLQELGRGMIGYYTRKPAGVVIGIAGFNYPLLLATHKLAPAIAAGCPVIIKPAPNTPLATLELVAIVREVLAAHSVTGAAVQLVNGAPEIGEQLIRDPRAKVVSFTGSAKIGHLIAQQAAPRKVLLELGSNTGFIVAADANLDAAVDAVLRGGFYANGQACISVQRVVLERPIAEAFTARLLARMGEVVVGDPRAAETTVAPVINAASGDRIRGTIAAAVAAGATVLVGEDGSAAGSSGRSDADANPALVRPTVLSNVPADADVWAEEIFGPVVCLTSVDSISEAIDLVNASRYGLQAAIYTASLESAFAAVEQLEVGGVVVNEIPGFRSDIMPYGGVKDSGIGREGPRYAIEDFTVTRMAMIRPTARN, from the coding sequence ATGAGCGACACGCTTTCCCTGATCGCACCGGCCGGGCAGCTCCCGATCGGCACCGCATGGCGCGAGGTGCCCGGGGCGCAAGACGTCGTGTTTCCTTTCGATGGCACTGCCGTCGCACAGGCACCGGTCAGCACGGTCGCTGATTCACGAGCCGCACTCGACGCCGCTGAGGCTGCTCGCACTGAGGTCGCCGCACTCACCACTGCGCAGCGCAAGTCCATCTTGCTCGACGTGCACGATCGTCTGCGCGCCGATGCTGAGCGCTTCGTTGAACTCCTCATTCTTGAGACCGGCAAGCCACGAGTTGACTGCCAGACTGAGGTCAACCGTACGATCGTGACGCTGCAGGCGACGGCCGAGGAAGTCTCGCACATTCACGGTGAGACCGTTCCGCTCGATCTTCAGGAACTCGGGCGCGGCATGATCGGCTACTACACACGCAAGCCAGCCGGGGTCGTGATCGGCATCGCCGGCTTTAACTACCCCCTGCTCCTCGCCACTCACAAGCTTGCTCCCGCCATTGCTGCCGGTTGTCCAGTCATCATTAAGCCAGCGCCGAACACCCCACTCGCGACGCTCGAACTGGTAGCGATCGTGCGCGAAGTCCTCGCAGCGCACAGCGTGACCGGCGCCGCAGTGCAGCTCGTCAACGGTGCCCCGGAGATCGGGGAACAGCTGATCAGGGATCCGCGCGCGAAGGTGGTCTCCTTTACGGGATCGGCGAAGATTGGCCACCTGATTGCGCAGCAGGCAGCGCCTCGCAAGGTGTTGCTGGAGCTGGGGTCCAACACCGGGTTCATTGTCGCGGCCGATGCGAATCTCGACGCTGCCGTCGATGCCGTGCTTCGCGGCGGCTTCTACGCGAACGGACAGGCTTGCATTTCGGTGCAGCGCGTGGTGCTCGAGCGTCCGATCGCCGAGGCGTTTACAGCGCGCCTGCTTGCCCGCATGGGTGAGGTTGTGGTGGGGGATCCTCGTGCCGCTGAGACCACCGTTGCCCCGGTGATTAACGCGGCATCGGGGGATCGGATCCGTGGCACCATCGCGGCGGCGGTCGCAGCGGGTGCGACCGTGCTGGTCGGTGAGGACGGCTCAGCTGCTGGCTCCAGCGGTCGCAGCGATGCCGACGCCAACCCGGCCCTCGTCCGCCCGACGGTGCTCAGCAACGTCCCTGCCGATGCCGACGTGTGGGCCGAGGAAATCTTCGGACCCGTGGTCTGTCTCACGAGCGTTGATTCGATTTCTGAGGCAATCGATCTCGTCAACGCTTCGCGCTACGGCCTGCAGGCCGCGATCTACACGGCATCGCTGGAGAGCGCGTTTGCCGCGGTCGAGCAACTCGAAGTTGGCGGCGTCGTCGTCAACGAAATCCCTGGTTTTCGCTCCGACATCATGCCCTATGGCGGCGTCAAGGATTCCGGTATTGGCCGCGAGGGTCCCCGCTACGCGATCGAAGACTTCACGGTCACCCGCATGGCGATGATCCGCCCCACAGCACGTAACTAA
- a CDS encoding MFS transporter has product MTLAALLAALGTSIANVALPSLAREFAVAPAQAQWVVLSYLLTMTATAVQVGRLGDRLGRQRTLVMGMGVFLIATLACAAAPSFATLIGARAVQGVGAAVLVALPLALARDLGGTTRLGAFMGALGAAAAVGTSLGPAAGGLLLELWGWQSMFYGVVPVGLAALALLSRPLALALPDTGTPGSSAIVRGPVRLGTLGLLRDWPFTAALIMNLLVATVMMSTLIVGPFFLAAGLGLSVGSIGLAMALGPAVAAVSGVFAGRVVDRRGATWSTAVGLGIMVAGMLALVSLPMLLGLAGYLIALVILTPGYQLFLAANNTAALMKASRETRGAASGLLSLSRNLGLIAGASVMGALYGAVFDDVVASGGGATGAAFGGAQMAFALGAGFVGLALAVAWSGARTTRLATGEVR; this is encoded by the coding sequence TTGACCCTTGCAGCCCTGCTCGCCGCTCTCGGTACGAGCATCGCGAACGTGGCGCTGCCCTCGCTCGCACGCGAGTTCGCCGTCGCACCGGCCCAAGCTCAGTGGGTGGTCCTCTCCTACCTGCTGACGATGACGGCAACAGCAGTACAGGTCGGGCGCCTCGGTGACCGGCTCGGGCGACAACGCACACTTGTGATGGGGATGGGTGTTTTTCTCATTGCCACACTCGCGTGTGCAGCGGCACCCTCTTTCGCGACTCTCATCGGCGCACGAGCGGTCCAGGGGGTGGGAGCCGCGGTCCTTGTTGCGCTCCCGCTGGCACTCGCACGTGATCTGGGAGGCACCACGCGCCTCGGCGCCTTCATGGGTGCGCTGGGCGCCGCCGCCGCAGTCGGCACCTCGCTCGGACCCGCTGCGGGCGGTCTCCTGCTTGAACTCTGGGGGTGGCAGTCGATGTTCTATGGAGTGGTCCCCGTGGGGCTTGCAGCACTTGCGCTCCTGAGTCGTCCGCTTGCACTCGCTCTGCCGGACACGGGGACGCCGGGTTCGAGCGCAATTGTCCGCGGTCCTGTTCGCTTGGGAACGCTCGGGCTGCTCCGCGACTGGCCCTTCACTGCGGCGCTCATTATGAATCTGCTCGTGGCAACCGTGATGATGAGCACGCTCATCGTGGGCCCCTTCTTTCTCGCAGCAGGACTGGGGCTCTCAGTTGGGTCCATCGGCCTTGCAATGGCGCTCGGCCCTGCGGTCGCGGCAGTCTCGGGGGTGTTCGCTGGTCGAGTCGTCGATCGACGAGGGGCGACATGGAGCACCGCAGTGGGCCTGGGGATCATGGTTGCGGGAATGCTCGCACTTGTCTCATTGCCCATGCTGCTTGGCCTCGCGGGGTATCTCATCGCCCTGGTCATATTGACTCCCGGCTACCAGCTCTTCCTCGCGGCAAACAACACTGCGGCGCTGATGAAGGCGAGTCGCGAGACCCGTGGCGCAGCGTCTGGACTGCTGAGTCTGTCGCGCAACTTGGGTTTGATCGCAGGAGCCTCAGTTATGGGTGCGCTGTACGGAGCAGTGTTCGACGATGTCGTCGCATCAGGGGGAGGGGCGACCGGAGCCGCGTTCGGAGGGGCCCAGATGGCCTTCGCGCTGGGGGCCGGTTTCGTGGGGCTTGCGCTTGCCGTCGCCTGGAGTGGCGCTCGCACAACGCGGCTCGCTACGGGAGAAGTGCGGTGA
- a CDS encoding site-specific integrase, which translates to MSRQRLTIGTFGDIGFLTSANGRVVARARYRDWDGKNRLVQATGDTQRAAELALKAKLAERSLFQPGGSALTPDSPFPDLVAYWLEDLELEDRLSKTTLQLYERNMRTLVLPAFEHLTLREIGVARCDHFLKQLAKLSYNRAKQARVVLRLALGLAVRHEVLPRNPMDHVSRLRRPASTPNALTPAEVNAIRAAIAYWEAGRSPSGPKPDGQLGAIVEVMLGTSARIGEVLAIRRRDIDVTSPVPSIRINGTIVTHRGEPVQRQDHPKTAKSRRTVAIPSFTAEAVRRRLTRLEGTLLDALLFCNREGTPLTTNNVRRQLRHVLDLAEISGVTPHMFRRTVATAINEQAGVDLAAELLGHTDPKTTIQHYIRRNEMVNPVTAEMLDRVFKKAS; encoded by the coding sequence ATGAGTCGGCAGCGACTGACGATCGGCACCTTCGGCGACATCGGGTTCCTCACGAGCGCGAACGGCCGCGTCGTCGCGCGCGCTCGCTATCGCGACTGGGACGGTAAGAATCGGCTCGTGCAGGCGACGGGAGACACCCAGCGCGCTGCGGAACTCGCGCTGAAGGCCAAGCTCGCCGAGCGCAGTCTGTTTCAGCCAGGTGGTTCCGCGCTCACGCCCGACAGTCCGTTCCCTGATCTGGTCGCGTACTGGTTGGAGGATCTCGAGCTCGAGGATCGACTCTCGAAGACCACCCTGCAGCTCTACGAACGCAACATGCGCACGCTCGTGCTCCCTGCGTTCGAGCATCTCACCCTGCGCGAGATCGGCGTCGCCCGCTGCGATCACTTCTTGAAGCAGCTCGCGAAGCTGAGCTACAACCGTGCCAAGCAGGCCCGCGTGGTGCTGCGGCTCGCGCTCGGGCTGGCGGTGCGGCACGAGGTGCTGCCGCGTAATCCGATGGATCATGTCTCGCGCCTACGTCGGCCAGCCTCGACGCCAAATGCGTTGACGCCTGCTGAGGTGAACGCGATCCGTGCGGCGATCGCGTATTGGGAGGCCGGGCGCTCGCCGTCGGGGCCGAAGCCGGATGGGCAGCTCGGCGCGATCGTCGAGGTGATGCTCGGCACATCCGCGCGCATCGGCGAGGTGCTCGCGATCCGGCGGCGCGACATCGACGTGACGAGCCCCGTGCCGTCGATCCGCATCAACGGCACCATCGTCACTCATCGAGGTGAGCCCGTGCAGCGGCAGGATCACCCGAAGACGGCGAAGTCCCGGCGCACGGTCGCGATCCCATCGTTCACCGCAGAAGCTGTGCGGCGCAGGTTGACACGGCTAGAGGGTACCTTGCTCGACGCTCTGCTGTTCTGCAATCGAGAGGGGACGCCGCTGACGACGAACAATGTGCGTAGGCAGCTGCGCCATGTGCTCGACCTCGCCGAGATCAGCGGCGTCACTCCGCATATGTTCCGGCGTACAGTCGCGACCGCGATCAATGAGCAGGCCGGTGTCGACCTCGCCGCTGAGCTGCTGGGGCATACCGACCCGAAGACCACCATTCAGCACTACATTCGCCGCAATGAGATGGTGAACCCGGTGACCGCTGAGATGCTCGACCGCGTCTTCAAGAAGGCATCGTGA
- a CDS encoding SDR family NAD(P)-dependent oxidoreductase produces the protein MTQPTVSPDYTQLFRLDHRTVVVIGAGSGIGREAAQALAAQGAHVVVADWALEAAEATTALIQEHGLSAEAYRLNVLDDAEVEAAAERFGTASALVFTAATNVRKRMDDYTMDEFDRVVNLNLRASFQLIRHFGRRFADNGGGSIIGFASIRAQVVEPGQGVYAASKAGLVQLAKTAAAEYGAQGVRVNVVAPGVVETPLTAQIKANAEWYDAYAQKSALGRWSRPDELAGAVVFLASDAASFVTGTTLTVDGGWTAIDGRFTPPAS, from the coding sequence ATGACGCAGCCCACTGTTTCCCCCGACTACACCCAGCTGTTCCGCCTCGATCACCGCACAGTGGTAGTGATCGGCGCAGGATCGGGGATCGGCCGTGAGGCCGCGCAGGCGCTTGCGGCGCAGGGCGCGCATGTCGTCGTCGCAGACTGGGCGCTGGAAGCAGCCGAAGCTACCACCGCACTCATCCAGGAGCATGGGCTGTCAGCCGAGGCGTACCGGCTGAACGTGCTCGACGACGCTGAGGTGGAAGCCGCCGCCGAACGCTTCGGGACGGCGTCCGCGCTCGTGTTCACGGCGGCAACGAATGTGCGCAAGCGCATGGACGACTACACGATGGATGAGTTCGACCGTGTGGTGAATTTGAACCTGCGTGCGTCATTCCAGCTGATCCGCCACTTCGGTCGCCGCTTTGCGGACAACGGGGGGGGATCGATCATTGGCTTCGCCTCGATCCGTGCCCAGGTTGTTGAACCAGGCCAGGGCGTGTACGCCGCGAGCAAGGCTGGACTCGTGCAGCTCGCCAAGACCGCAGCCGCCGAGTACGGCGCCCAGGGCGTGCGCGTCAATGTGGTCGCTCCCGGGGTCGTGGAGACCCCGCTCACCGCCCAGATCAAGGCGAACGCCGAGTGGTACGACGCATATGCACAGAAGAGCGCGCTGGGCCGCTGGTCGCGCCCCGACGAGCTCGCTGGCGCGGTTGTATTCCTTGCTTCTGACGCCGCGTCATTTGTGACGGGCACCACGCTCACCGTTGATGGAGGCTGGACTGCCATCGACGGGCGCTTCACCCCGCCGGCATCCTAG
- a CDS encoding 3-isopropylmalate dehydrogenase, with the protein MTNRYSLAVLPGDGIGPEVVDCALQVLDAAEARYGFATDRTEIAAGAQHYLATGELFAEVEDALRSHEAILFGSMGDPAVTPGILERGFILEMRQRFQQAANVRPVRLYPGVPTPIAGLTPDRCEMVIVRENTEGAYVGRGSTVHAGTPNTVAMQESLNTRAGIERVVDFAFRLALGRRKKLTLCHKTNILVAAGQLWQEVVTDLAARYPEVETDYVHVDAMCFHLPLTPERFDVVVTDNLFGDIITDLGAVIQGGLGVATSANLNLDGTAPSMFEAIHGSAPDIAGKGWANPSGAILSLALLLGHLGEGDAARAVEAATVQVLGELPALAGAEMGMSTSEVGARIAASVRDGVPESAFVPDSLLGQLATLAPSRG; encoded by the coding sequence ATGACGAACCGCTACTCCCTCGCCGTACTGCCGGGTGACGGCATTGGGCCCGAGGTGGTCGACTGCGCACTCCAGGTGCTCGACGCAGCCGAAGCACGCTACGGCTTCGCCACGGACCGCACCGAAATCGCTGCCGGCGCACAGCACTACCTCGCTACCGGAGAGCTCTTTGCCGAAGTGGAAGACGCACTCCGCAGCCACGAAGCGATCCTGTTCGGCTCCATGGGTGATCCGGCAGTCACTCCAGGGATCCTCGAGCGCGGCTTCATTCTTGAGATGCGGCAGCGCTTCCAGCAGGCGGCAAATGTGCGTCCCGTGCGGCTGTACCCTGGCGTGCCGACGCCCATCGCCGGCCTCACACCCGATCGCTGCGAGATGGTGATCGTGCGCGAGAACACCGAGGGGGCCTATGTCGGCCGCGGATCCACCGTTCACGCCGGCACCCCGAACACGGTTGCGATGCAAGAATCGCTCAACACCCGAGCCGGGATCGAGCGAGTCGTCGATTTCGCCTTCCGCCTCGCGCTCGGACGGCGAAAGAAACTGACGCTGTGCCACAAAACAAACATCCTCGTCGCGGCCGGCCAGCTCTGGCAGGAGGTCGTCACCGACCTTGCAGCACGCTACCCGGAGGTCGAGACCGACTACGTGCACGTCGACGCGATGTGCTTCCACCTGCCGCTCACGCCCGAGCGCTTCGATGTGGTCGTAACTGACAACCTGTTCGGCGACATCATCACGGATCTTGGCGCAGTGATTCAGGGCGGCCTCGGCGTTGCGACGAGCGCGAATCTCAACCTCGACGGCACCGCGCCGAGCATGTTCGAGGCGATCCACGGATCCGCCCCCGACATCGCTGGGAAGGGCTGGGCGAACCCCTCAGGAGCGATCCTGTCACTCGCCCTCCTGCTCGGCCATCTCGGAGAAGGCGACGCCGCGCGCGCAGTCGAGGCAGCGACGGTGCAGGTGCTCGGCGAACTGCCTGCGCTTGCCGGAGCTGAAATGGGCATGAGCACGAGCGAAGTGGGCGCCCGGATCGCAGCATCGGTGCGCGACGGAGTGCCAGAGTCAGCGTTCGTGCCAGACTCGCTCCTCGGCCAGCTCGCGACGCTCGCTCCGTCGCGCGGGTAG
- a CDS encoding CDP-glycerol glycerophosphotransferase family protein, which yields MLTAARRLALPASELVAQNGVFFESFYGRQVSCNPLALDREIAQQHPELPRYWSVTSERQRVPEGAVPVLVGGPEWHAARRSARLLVVNDWLRYGFRRRRGQVVLQTWHGTMLKHLALGRPGVGIRTRIAIRRESRRWSLLLSQNPHATEQFRSSYAYRGEILETGYPRTDRLARAVVAEGRHPIAVRTARSVLGIPAEAHVLVYAPTWRDGGVTVIDELNVQRLAEELGEDWVVVARGHTRTHSFGTYGSASARVIDASTHDDVNDVILAADLLVTDYSSIMFDAAVAQVPMLFFVPDLPAYRDRERGFTFDFEREAPGPLLTTRAELVTLAHDWAEHGANAAWAVASAPAAEAWRERFTPHDDGHAAERVVAALVERGALSS from the coding sequence GTGCTCACCGCAGCTCGGCGGCTTGCACTCCCGGCCAGTGAACTTGTTGCACAGAATGGTGTCTTTTTCGAGAGTTTCTACGGCAGGCAGGTGAGCTGCAATCCACTCGCACTTGACCGAGAAATCGCGCAACAGCACCCTGAGCTGCCGCGCTATTGGAGTGTCACGAGCGAGCGCCAACGCGTGCCAGAGGGCGCTGTTCCGGTGCTCGTTGGCGGCCCTGAGTGGCACGCGGCCCGTCGGTCCGCCCGGCTGCTCGTCGTGAACGACTGGCTGCGCTACGGTTTTCGTCGGCGTCGCGGTCAGGTTGTGCTGCAAACGTGGCATGGCACGATGCTCAAGCACCTCGCACTTGGACGCCCAGGAGTAGGAATTCGCACGAGAATTGCGATCCGCCGCGAGAGCCGCAGATGGAGTCTGCTGCTATCCCAGAATCCGCACGCCACTGAGCAGTTCCGCAGTAGCTACGCGTATCGCGGAGAGATCCTGGAAACGGGATACCCGCGCACCGATCGACTGGCCCGCGCCGTGGTCGCCGAGGGGCGGCACCCGATTGCGGTGCGCACCGCGCGGTCTGTGCTGGGGATTCCCGCCGAGGCTCATGTCCTCGTCTATGCGCCGACGTGGCGTGACGGCGGCGTGACAGTCATCGACGAGCTCAACGTGCAGCGTCTCGCGGAGGAGCTCGGTGAAGACTGGGTGGTCGTCGCGCGCGGGCACACGAGAACCCACAGTTTCGGAACGTACGGCTCCGCCTCGGCGCGCGTCATCGATGCCTCAACGCACGATGACGTGAACGACGTGATTCTCGCGGCAGATCTGCTCGTGACCGATTACTCGTCGATTATGTTTGATGCCGCTGTTGCGCAGGTGCCGATGCTGTTCTTCGTTCCAGATCTTCCCGCGTACCGCGATCGCGAGCGTGGTTTCACCTTCGATTTTGAACGTGAAGCCCCGGGCCCACTGCTGACCACGCGCGCTGAGCTCGTCACGCTTGCGCACGACTGGGCCGAGCACGGCGCCAATGCTGCGTGGGCAGTCGCCTCGGCACCTGCCGCTGAGGCTTGGCGGGAGCGTTTTACCCCGCACGATGATGGACACGCTGCCGAACGCGTGGTCGCAGCCCTCGTTGAGCGCGGAGCTCTGAGCTCCTGA
- a CDS encoding S1C family serine protease — translation MTTTPEHQNTDREDAPKQPVEGRAEAAFPAEASNTGGASNDQLPAAPQVPEFLAPEAVQPPAPHHTEAAAPAAAAHPAAAAHPAAAAHPAAPAAQVAPAAAATTPPVAPTFTAPSAAAPTSDAAAAQAQAPQHVPGSAHPQNAGYEAAAPGSQPAHQPTANQPTVQLGDVSQAPGAAHGVAPGTPHNMGATPGQHHDASQPGAAFGAAPTAQATKDNHPKSRTGALLAGLAIGALLGGVVGGGVAAVVASNVSPQSVAQGNSAITLNNAENATAISGVAAVATPSVVTLEVASSTASGSGSGVIYSEDGYIVTNAHVVTLDGAALEGATVRVKLSDGRILDGNVVGVDPYADLAVVKVDATGLPAIKVADSDKLDVGDLTVAIGAPLNLANTVTSGVVSALNRGISVGSPLIPQDQAQQPDGQGDQGSEPSNPWDFRFGLPDGSEQQQQQQQQTTGGSVTLPVIQTDASINPGNSGGALLNGSGELIGINVAIASASASSGTAGSNGLGFAIPSNLAARVADAIIAGEQPSHGLLGASVADSSQDDDEDANHAGGLLVDVTKDGAAAKAGLKAGDVITAVDGVSAVDGTSVSALIRMHEGGSKITIDYTRGGKPGQVEATLGNLEW, via the coding sequence ATGACCACCACCCCAGAGCACCAGAATACTGACCGCGAAGATGCGCCGAAGCAGCCCGTTGAGGGTCGCGCTGAAGCAGCGTTCCCCGCGGAAGCCTCAAATACGGGCGGAGCATCGAACGATCAGCTTCCTGCCGCCCCGCAGGTGCCTGAGTTTCTTGCGCCCGAAGCAGTGCAGCCTCCTGCGCCGCACCACACAGAAGCAGCCGCGCCTGCTGCAGCGGCACACCCTGCCGCAGCGGCACACCCTGCCGCAGCGGCACACCCTGCCGCACCAGCAGCGCAGGTAGCGCCTGCAGCAGCCGCAACAACGCCCCCGGTGGCTCCGACATTTACTGCTCCTTCGGCGGCGGCGCCAACCTCGGATGCCGCTGCGGCTCAGGCTCAGGCACCGCAGCACGTTCCGGGCAGCGCCCACCCACAGAATGCGGGATACGAGGCCGCGGCTCCCGGCAGCCAGCCCGCCCATCAGCCAACGGCCAACCAGCCGACTGTCCAGCTGGGTGATGTCTCCCAGGCTCCCGGTGCGGCTCACGGCGTTGCCCCCGGCACTCCGCACAACATGGGCGCCACGCCAGGACAGCACCATGACGCAAGCCAGCCCGGCGCGGCGTTTGGTGCGGCCCCCACAGCCCAGGCGACCAAAGACAACCACCCGAAGAGTCGCACGGGCGCGCTGCTCGCCGGACTTGCGATTGGCGCGCTCTTAGGCGGAGTCGTCGGCGGCGGCGTCGCTGCGGTTGTGGCCTCGAACGTGTCGCCGCAGAGCGTAGCGCAGGGCAACAGCGCAATCACACTGAACAACGCAGAGAACGCGACTGCGATCTCGGGCGTTGCCGCGGTGGCTACGCCAAGCGTCGTCACCCTCGAAGTAGCAAGTTCTACGGCCAGCGGCTCAGGCTCCGGCGTGATCTACAGCGAAGACGGCTACATCGTCACCAACGCTCACGTCGTCACTCTTGACGGTGCAGCGCTCGAGGGCGCAACGGTTCGCGTGAAGCTCAGTGACGGTCGAATCCTTGATGGCAATGTCGTTGGTGTCGACCCGTACGCAGACCTCGCGGTGGTGAAGGTCGACGCAACCGGCCTTCCTGCGATCAAAGTCGCGGATTCGGACAAGCTTGATGTCGGTGACCTCACCGTCGCGATCGGTGCCCCGCTGAACCTTGCGAACACGGTCACGAGCGGAGTCGTCAGCGCGCTGAACCGTGGGATCTCAGTGGGCAGCCCCTTGATCCCGCAGGATCAGGCACAGCAGCCAGACGGTCAGGGAGACCAGGGGAGTGAGCCGAGCAATCCTTGGGACTTCCGTTTCGGTCTCCCCGACGGGAGCGAGCAGCAGCAACAACAGCAGCAGCAGACCACCGGCGGCTCTGTGACGCTGCCCGTGATCCAGACTGACGCCTCGATCAACCCTGGCAACTCAGGTGGAGCACTGCTGAACGGCTCAGGAGAACTGATCGGAATCAACGTGGCGATCGCGTCTGCCTCGGCCTCAAGCGGTACCGCAGGAAGTAACGGGCTTGGCTTCGCGATCCCCTCGAACCTCGCAGCGCGTGTTGCTGACGCGATCATCGCAGGCGAGCAGCCGTCCCACGGCTTGCTCGGGGCCTCGGTCGCTGATTCGAGCCAGGACGACGATGAAGACGCGAACCACGCAGGTGGCCTCCTCGTGGACGTCACGAAGGATGGCGCGGCGGCGAAGGCCGGTCTCAAAGCCGGCGATGTCATCACCGCAGTTGACGGCGTCTCGGCAGTGGATGGTACATCTGTCTCCGCTCTGATCCGTATGCATGAGGGCGGCAGCAAAATCACCATCGACTACACACGCGGCGGCAAGCCGGGGCAGGTCGAAGCAACGCTCGGCAACCTCGAATGGTAA
- a CDS encoding helix-turn-helix domain-containing protein encodes MDTERTAENPWGLEPLLDVGELAASLGVPVSTVYDWRTRGLGPRAYRFGKHLKFAVSDVRVWIEQQRDAPPSDGR; translated from the coding sequence ATGGATACCGAACGCACCGCAGAGAACCCGTGGGGGCTGGAGCCCCTGCTCGATGTCGGCGAGCTCGCCGCCTCTCTGGGCGTACCCGTCTCGACGGTCTACGACTGGCGCACCCGCGGGCTCGGGCCGCGCGCGTACCGCTTCGGCAAGCACCTGAAGTTCGCCGTCTCCGACGTGCGCGTCTGGATCGAGCAGCAACGCGACGCGCCTCCTTCGGATGGGAGGTGA
- a CDS encoding recombinase family protein, translating into MTQLLKPSHVPNSIYAAFSSLSAVSYIRVSTLRQAERGSERDGFSIPAQREANLRQAHGLGSLIAAEFVDRGHSGRSCDRPALKRMLSYLREHSIDYVIVHKLDRLARSRADDIAITQAIRDTGAQLVSSSESIDASPNGTLLHGIMASIAEFYSRNLAQEVMKGMRQKVIQGGTPSRAPIGYLNVRQQTDEGREFRTVVIDPERAPHVAWAFESYAAGGWSVTQLLVELEKRGLRTRPTPARPAAVPTVTSFHRVLTNPYYKGIVTMNGAQHAGSHEPLISAATWDTVQRLLKARRSGERSRIHTHYLKSTVYCFSCHRRLIVHKARSKSGRIYDYFVCSGRQAGTSKCGQRALPITGVERRIEDAYASIEITAVRRQRIERSNRKRISRDASGREERVAELITQSETINSRQEKLLDLYYSNGIPREMLVREQKKLSQELARVNEERARLEEDTTSTVRRVTEVLDLLDGAHTRYLAATPDARKQMNNALLSQILIGPDDEDLCVKLRGKVTEILAE; encoded by the coding sequence ATGACTCAACTTCTCAAACCTTCCCATGTTCCAAACTCGATCTATGCTGCGTTCTCGTCACTGTCTGCTGTCTCGTATATTCGCGTATCCACTCTGCGTCAAGCGGAAAGAGGGAGCGAACGAGATGGTTTCTCCATCCCTGCACAGCGCGAGGCAAACCTACGACAGGCTCATGGATTGGGATCACTCATCGCGGCAGAGTTCGTCGATCGTGGGCACTCCGGGCGAAGCTGCGACAGGCCTGCACTCAAACGAATGCTCTCGTACTTGCGAGAGCATTCGATCGACTACGTGATCGTGCACAAGCTTGATCGACTTGCACGGTCCCGAGCCGACGACATCGCTATCACCCAAGCAATTCGTGACACTGGCGCACAACTGGTATCCAGCTCCGAAAGCATCGATGCCTCTCCGAACGGCACCTTACTCCACGGGATCATGGCGTCGATTGCTGAGTTCTACTCTCGCAATCTCGCTCAGGAAGTCATGAAGGGCATGCGTCAGAAAGTTATCCAGGGCGGGACACCGAGTCGCGCACCAATTGGATATCTCAACGTCCGACAACAGACCGACGAGGGTCGAGAATTCCGCACTGTCGTGATCGATCCGGAGCGAGCACCGCATGTCGCGTGGGCGTTCGAATCCTATGCAGCTGGCGGTTGGAGCGTTACTCAACTCTTAGTTGAACTAGAGAAGCGAGGGCTGAGAACGCGACCCACCCCAGCACGACCAGCTGCTGTTCCCACGGTCACGAGCTTTCACCGGGTTCTGACCAATCCGTATTACAAGGGCATCGTCACGATGAACGGAGCTCAGCACGCGGGATCACACGAACCACTCATCTCGGCGGCAACTTGGGATACAGTGCAGCGGCTTCTCAAGGCTCGACGCAGCGGCGAGCGCAGTCGCATTCACACTCATTACCTCAAGAGCACGGTCTACTGCTTCAGTTGTCATCGACGTCTCATTGTTCACAAAGCCCGCTCGAAGAGCGGTCGCATCTATGACTACTTCGTCTGTTCCGGGAGACAAGCAGGAACGTCCAAATGCGGACAGAGGGCGCTGCCGATCACAGGCGTTGAACGCCGGATCGAAGATGCGTACGCATCGATCGAGATCACAGCCGTTCGCCGACAACGGATCGAACGGTCGAATCGGAAACGCATTTCGCGCGACGCCAGCGGCAGGGAGGAACGAGTGGCCGAACTCATCACTCAATCCGAAACGATTAATTCACGCCAAGAGAAGTTACTCGATCTCTACTACTCGAACGGCATCCCCCGCGAAATGCTCGTAAGAGAGCAGAAGAAACTTTCACAGGAGCTAGCGCGGGTCAACGAAGAACGAGCCCGGCTCGAAGAGGATACGACTTCTACTGTGCGACGCGTAACGGAGGTCCTGGATCTCCTCGACGGCGCGCACACGCGCTACCTCGCTGCTACACCTGATGCACGGAAGCAGATGAACAACGCATTGCTCAGCCAGATCCTCATCGGCCCGGACGATGAGGATCTGTGCGTCAAACTGCGGGGCAAGGTCACCGAGATCCTGGCTGAATAA